A part of Pectinatus sottacetonis genomic DNA contains:
- a CDS encoding FprA family A-type flavoprotein, with protein sequence MQAVEIKKGIYWVGVIDWNLRNFHGYRTGRGSSYNAYLIIDEKITLIDTAKVGFKNELLSRISSVIDPAKIDYIICNHLEQDHSGCIPAVMEKCPNAQIYTCMPNGLKNIPKFYGDLNYKGVKAGDSLNIGSRTLRFIPVPMLHWPDSMFTYCPEEKILFSNDGFGQHFAATERFDNEVNFNTLMYEAKKYYANILMLYGHQAATALKAVSTLPIDIIATGHGIIWHKYVDKIIDNYKKWSSNDTEEKAIIVYDSMWHSTETMAKYIVEAFSQKKIPAQLYDLKINHISDIVTDILTAKYIAVGSPTLNNNMMPTVASFLCYLKGLSPKDKGRLSFAFGSYGWGGQSIAQAEDELKACGFTIWIDKIRIKNIPSNEELKQLKNTVLEKLS encoded by the coding sequence ATGCAGGCAGTAGAAATAAAAAAAGGTATCTATTGGGTTGGTGTAATTGATTGGAATTTACGTAATTTTCACGGATATCGTACAGGCAGGGGATCTTCTTATAATGCTTATTTAATAATAGATGAAAAAATAACTCTTATTGACACCGCAAAAGTCGGTTTTAAAAATGAATTATTATCTCGTATATCTTCTGTTATTGATCCAGCAAAAATTGATTACATTATTTGTAATCATCTTGAACAAGATCATTCCGGCTGTATTCCGGCTGTTATGGAAAAATGTCCTAATGCTCAAATTTATACATGTATGCCAAATGGGTTGAAAAATATTCCTAAATTTTACGGTGATCTAAACTATAAGGGAGTAAAAGCAGGTGATTCATTAAATATCGGTTCAAGAACACTACGATTTATTCCTGTTCCTATGCTGCACTGGCCCGACAGTATGTTCACATACTGCCCAGAAGAAAAAATACTGTTTTCTAATGATGGTTTTGGCCAGCATTTTGCAGCTACGGAACGCTTTGATAATGAAGTTAATTTTAATACGCTCATGTATGAAGCCAAAAAATATTATGCTAATATTTTAATGTTATATGGACATCAGGCCGCTACTGCTTTGAAAGCTGTTAGTACACTGCCTATTGATATAATTGCTACTGGACATGGCATTATTTGGCATAAATATGTTGACAAAATTATAGATAATTATAAAAAATGGTCTTCTAATGATACTGAAGAAAAAGCAATCATTGTCTATGACAGTATGTGGCATTCTACTGAAACGATGGCTAAATATATTGTTGAAGCTTTTTCACAGAAAAAAATTCCTGCCCAATTATATGATTTAAAGATAAATCACATTTCAGACATTGTAACTGATATACTTACTGCAAAATATATTGCTGTAGGATCTCCCACACTTAATAATAATATGATGCCTACGGTTGCTTCATTCTTATGTTATCTCAAGGGCCTTTCTCCCAAGGATAAAGGCCGCCTTTCTTTTGCTTTTGGTTCTTATGGATGGGGTGGACAGAGCATTGCTCAGGCTGAAGATGAATTAAAAGCCTGTGGTTTTACTATCTGGATAGATAAAATACGCATAAAAAATATTCCCAGCAACGAAGAATTAAAACAACTTAAAAATACTGTTTTAGAAAAGTTATCTTAA
- the pstA gene encoding phosphate ABC transporter permease PstA translates to MSAKITNKIAMVILWLTGFFILMLLCVFLGYILYKGLPVLSVHFIFGKSSDITAGGGVGAQLFNSFYLLFLSLVISVPIALGAGIYLAEYAKDNWLTKIIRLSTESLATVPSIVLGLFGMIIFVNVMGFGFSILSGTFTLVLLNLPLLVRVTEESIKLVPKSYREASLALGSTKWQSIYKVVLPSAFAGIITGIILTAGRALGETAILIFTAGTTVSRHMCDTNVMAAGETLAVHLWYLMSVGLVPDRGVIADGIGALLIIVILLFNLVLTIPLKIIQKRMGIISK, encoded by the coding sequence ATGAGTGCAAAAATTACAAATAAAATTGCCATGGTCATTTTATGGTTGACTGGTTTCTTTATTCTCATGTTATTATGTGTATTCCTTGGATATATATTATATAAAGGATTACCGGTACTGTCAGTTCATTTTATATTTGGCAAATCAAGTGATATAACTGCCGGTGGTGGAGTAGGTGCACAGTTATTTAACTCATTTTATTTACTATTTTTATCACTTGTAATATCAGTTCCCATTGCTTTAGGGGCAGGAATTTATTTAGCTGAATATGCAAAAGATAATTGGTTAACAAAAATTATCCGATTAAGTACTGAAAGTTTGGCCACAGTACCTTCAATAGTTTTGGGGTTGTTTGGCATGATAATTTTTGTTAATGTTATGGGCTTTGGTTTTAGCATACTGAGCGGGACATTTACGCTGGTACTTTTAAACCTACCGCTGCTGGTTCGTGTTACAGAAGAATCTATTAAGCTGGTTCCTAAGTCTTACCGGGAGGCAAGTCTTGCCCTGGGCTCAACAAAATGGCAGAGTATTTATAAAGTTGTTCTGCCATCAGCATTTGCCGGAATTATCACAGGTATTATATTGACAGCAGGGCGGGCCTTGGGTGAAACTGCTATTCTAATTTTTACTGCAGGGACAACAGTATCAAGACACATGTGTGATACCAATGTAATGGCAGCTGGGGAAACACTGGCAGTTCATTTATGGTATCTCATGTCAGTGGGATTAGTTCCTGACAGAGGCGTAATTGCTGATGGTATAGGAGCATTATTGATAATTGTTATTTTGTTGTTCAACTTAGTCTTGACTATTCCACTTAAAATAATTCAAAAAAGAATGGGAATTATAAGTAAATGA
- the pstC gene encoding phosphate ABC transporter permease subunit PstC yields the protein MEKDFMHQRKLIYDRYVRYLFIACAALMTIIIFSIIFFVGKQGLMTFHDVSPIEFFFADKWNPLIHKYGALSFIIGSIVVTLLAIVLGTPLGLLGAVFMSKISPRRLRNIMRPAVDLYVAIPSVVYGYIGLTVLVPLVRKIFHVNMGYGVFVTSVILAVMILPTIISISEDALNGVPKPLEEASLALGATYWQTLYRVIIPSAAPGILTAIVLAMARAIGETMAVQMVIGNTPLIPKGLFTPTSTLTSNIVIEMGNTPFGSTWGNALFLMALVLLVVSLLMILIIRRIGARRYT from the coding sequence ATGGAAAAAGATTTTATGCATCAAAGAAAATTAATATATGACCGCTATGTGCGATATCTCTTTATTGCCTGTGCTGCCTTGATGACTATAATAATTTTTTCCATTATATTTTTTGTCGGAAAACAAGGGCTGATGACATTTCATGATGTCAGCCCTATTGAATTTTTCTTTGCCGACAAGTGGAATCCATTGATTCATAAATATGGGGCACTAAGCTTTATAATAGGATCAATTGTAGTTACGCTGTTAGCAATAGTGTTGGGAACTCCATTGGGGCTTTTGGGAGCAGTATTTATGTCAAAAATTTCTCCCAGAAGACTCAGAAATATAATGCGGCCGGCGGTAGATTTATATGTAGCTATTCCCTCAGTAGTATATGGTTATATTGGGCTTACAGTTTTAGTTCCACTGGTCAGAAAAATTTTCCATGTTAATATGGGTTATGGTGTATTTGTCACATCAGTGATATTGGCAGTAATGATTTTGCCTACTATAATAAGTATAAGTGAAGATGCTTTAAATGGTGTCCCTAAACCGTTAGAAGAAGCTTCCCTGGCACTGGGTGCGACCTACTGGCAGACGCTGTATAGAGTTATTATTCCGTCAGCAGCTCCGGGAATATTAACAGCTATCGTCTTGGCTATGGCACGGGCTATTGGTGAAACAATGGCTGTACAAATGGTAATAGGTAATACACCGCTTATTCCTAAAGGATTGTTTACGCCAACATCGACCTTAACAAGTAATATCGTCATTGAAATGGGAAATACTCCATTTGGTTCTACCTGGGGCAATGCCCTGTTTCTCATGGCATTAGTGCTACTTGTAGTATCGTTACTAATGATTTTGATAATAAGACGAATTGGAGCCAGGAGGTATACATAA
- a CDS encoding phosphate ABC transporter substrate-binding protein, with protein sequence MLFSGKKKLLAVLGTMVVSTMLFAGCGGNSADNNAKSASSDLKGKVSASGSTALLPLLKPAQEAFEKDHKDVTVNIAGGGSFTGMNQVAEGAVDIGDSDVFLPEEYKGKGLVDHKVVVEPFVFITNKDNKVSNLSTDQIVGILTGKITNWKEVGGADKAITLIHRAKSSGSRATISSVILKGKQFTDNASIQDSNGAVLKGVASTPGAIGYVDAPYADKTVKVLALNGVPYSAQAIIDGKYPVYGYGHMYTKGQPKGAVKAFIDYVMSPGFQDKYVEKLGFIPVSKMKK encoded by the coding sequence ATGCTATTTAGCGGAAAGAAAAAATTATTGGCTGTTTTAGGAACAATGGTGGTAAGTACAATGTTATTTGCTGGATGCGGTGGGAATAGTGCTGACAATAATGCGAAGTCAGCTTCTAGTGATCTCAAAGGAAAAGTATCAGCTTCTGGTTCGACAGCGTTGTTGCCATTACTCAAACCGGCACAGGAAGCTTTTGAAAAAGATCATAAAGATGTAACAGTAAACATAGCCGGTGGTGGATCTTTTACAGGTATGAATCAGGTTGCCGAAGGTGCTGTTGATATTGGTGATTCAGATGTTTTCTTACCAGAAGAATATAAAGGAAAAGGTTTGGTAGACCATAAGGTAGTAGTTGAACCATTTGTCTTCATAACAAATAAAGATAATAAAGTTAGCAACTTATCAACAGACCAGATAGTGGGTATTCTTACAGGCAAGATCACTAACTGGAAAGAAGTAGGTGGTGCTGATAAAGCAATTACTTTAATTCATCGTGCCAAATCATCCGGTTCACGTGCTACAATTAGCAGTGTTATATTAAAAGGTAAACAATTTACTGATAATGCATCCATACAGGATTCCAATGGAGCTGTATTAAAAGGTGTAGCAAGTACTCCAGGTGCTATAGGTTATGTAGATGCACCATATGCTGATAAAACAGTCAAAGTTTTGGCTTTAAACGGTGTTCCTTATTCCGCACAGGCAATTATTGATGGGAAATATCCTGTTTATGGATATGGACATATGTATACTAAAGGTCAGCCTAAAGGGGCAGTTAAAGCCTTTATTGATTATGTTATGAGTCCGGGATTCCAAGATAAATATGTAGAAAAATTAGGCTTTATCCCTGTCAGCAAAATGAAAAAATAA
- a CDS encoding response regulator transcription factor, translating into MKILVVDDEAPIRELLVFNLKKNGYETAAAADGLTAIEIAQTENISLILLDIMLPEIDGFEVCRRLKQNKTTSKIPIIMITAKNEEIDKVLGLELGADDYTTKPFSMRELIARIKAVLRRSNVHENPEGELTIGSLRINFNAYTAYLNNEQLMLTPKEYDLLKLFITNEGKAFSRDELLEKVWGYEYYGDTRTVDVHIRHLRAKLQSAPSISEGIKTVRGVGYRFTKQD; encoded by the coding sequence ATGAAAATTTTAGTTGTTGATGATGAAGCACCAATCCGTGAATTACTTGTTTTTAATTTGAAAAAGAATGGTTACGAAACTGCCGCAGCCGCTGATGGATTAACAGCTATTGAAATTGCCCAAACAGAAAACATTTCATTAATATTGTTAGATATAATGCTGCCAGAAATTGATGGATTTGAAGTATGCCGCCGTCTCAAACAAAATAAAACCACCTCGAAAATACCTATTATTATGATAACTGCCAAAAACGAAGAAATCGATAAAGTTCTCGGTTTGGAACTTGGCGCGGACGACTATACTACAAAACCATTCAGTATGCGCGAATTAATTGCGCGAATAAAAGCAGTCTTACGCCGCAGTAATGTACATGAAAATCCAGAAGGCGAACTTACCATCGGTAGTCTGCGGATCAATTTTAATGCCTATACGGCATATCTTAATAATGAACAGCTCATGCTAACACCTAAAGAATATGATTTGTTAAAATTATTTATTACTAATGAAGGTAAAGCTTTTTCCCGCGATGAACTTCTAGAAAAAGTGTGGGGTTATGAATATTATGGTGATACCAGAACAGTTGATGTTCATATACGTCATCTACGGGCCAAACTTCAATCAGCTCCATCTATAAGCGAAGGAATTAAAACAGTACGCGGTGTCGGATATAGATTTACTAAACAAGATTAA
- a CDS encoding Ppx/GppA phosphatase family protein, whose protein sequence is MYAIIDIGSNTIRLVIYKIDNGTYTILLNKKEMAALASFIKDDMMSGAGIDRACNALSIFKKIAYDLGIKEIHAFATAALRNVSNSENAINEIEERTGLRINVISGKTEATLDFIGAARTVELKSGLLVDIGGASTELVAYEDMQIKYAISLPIGSLSAYSKYVKHFFPNKSEQKKISKVILKLLGREDINHFNKNYQCICGVGGTIRSTKDLYNSIFGLSSQNRNIMTKHVPDIIRKFLHKKNKSHINRTTLDSLLDVVPERVRTILPGMIILNTLINQFNVQNILVSRAGVREGYLTKMVLNEFNDIEVEGE, encoded by the coding sequence ATGTACGCTATAATTGATATTGGATCAAATACTATAAGGCTTGTCATTTATAAAATTGACAACGGAACCTATACTATTCTTCTTAATAAGAAAGAAATGGCCGCTCTGGCATCTTTTATAAAAGATGATATGATGAGCGGTGCCGGAATAGATAGGGCTTGTAATGCGTTATCTATATTTAAAAAAATTGCCTATGACCTTGGTATAAAGGAAATACATGCGTTTGCTACTGCAGCTTTGCGCAATGTGTCTAACAGTGAAAATGCCATTAATGAAATTGAAGAAAGAACTGGCCTAAGAATAAATGTAATAAGTGGAAAAACAGAAGCTACGCTTGACTTTATCGGTGCTGCCAGAACAGTTGAGCTAAAAAGTGGTCTTTTAGTAGATATCGGCGGAGCCAGCACCGAATTAGTCGCTTATGAAGATATGCAGATAAAATATGCTATAAGTCTTCCTATTGGTTCACTGAGTGCTTACAGTAAATATGTAAAACATTTCTTTCCTAATAAAAGTGAACAGAAAAAAATCAGTAAAGTCATTTTAAAATTACTGGGAAGAGAAGATATTAATCATTTTAATAAAAATTATCAATGCATTTGTGGTGTAGGTGGTACTATACGTTCTACTAAAGATTTATACAATTCTATTTTCGGCTTAAGCTCCCAAAATAGAAATATTATGACAAAACATGTTCCTGATATAATAAGAAAGTTTTTGCATAAAAAAAATAAATCACATATTAATCGTACTACGCTTGATTCTCTTTTAGATGTAGTACCAGAACGTGTACGTACAATATTGCCGGGAATGATAATATTAAATACCCTTATAAATCAATTTAACGTGCAAAATATACTTGTAAGTCGTGCCGGTGTACGTGAAGGGTATCTTACTAAAATGGTGTTAAATGAATTCAACGATATTGAGGTGGAAGGCGAATGA
- the ppk1 gene encoding polyphosphate kinase 1, translating into MIKKINPTYTQNRELSWLKFNARVLEEASDESVPLYERLKFLSIFNSNLDEFFMIRVGSLYDLSLENTLKFDNKSFLTPSQQLEKIFAATKILYKKRDALALKLERACKKAGIQRKQPDKLNKTEQKFMETYFKTQIVPLLSPLVINLRHPFPHLLNKNLYIAAVLKEKKVNVLGIIPVPKTLPKLLYLPGRKVKYNKIKYILIEDIILYYAEKIFNLYSVEKKVIISVTRNADISLDDEEFELGEDYLQHMRKSLRKRSRLAAVRLEINGEPSSFITDYLINHLKINKQQLFKCHVPINMSYLLSLDERLTVEQKATLMYPHFKPSLKSAVPIESKIMDYVRQHDLLLHYPYQSFDLFLNFIKEAVYDESVFAMKITIYRIGKRKAKLIQLLSMAAELGKDVTVLMELRARFDEANNINWAEMLQDSGCKVIYGMEGYKVHAKICLIMRRNENRIEYFTQIGTGNYNAQTAKLYTDLSLFTASDNIGLDAVQFFQNMGTDNLHGNYNCLLSAPNSLKSKLIKLINEEKKKALSGQLSHILLKMNSLTDRELIDALSEASQAGVKIKMIIRGICCLKPGIREKTENIKVMSIVGRFLEHSRVFCFGNGKDTKIYISSADWMTRNTEHRVELACPIYDENLKEDIYQGLLIMWRDTIKGRLINSEGNYENFSTKLPLLNSQEYFLQKYHS; encoded by the coding sequence ATGATAAAAAAAATTAATCCTACATATACTCAAAACCGCGAACTTTCATGGCTAAAATTTAATGCACGTGTTTTGGAAGAAGCAAGCGATGAGAGTGTCCCTCTTTATGAAAGATTAAAATTTTTATCTATTTTCAACAGCAATTTAGATGAATTTTTTATGATACGGGTCGGCAGTCTTTATGATCTTTCCTTGGAAAATACTCTCAAATTTGACAATAAAAGTTTTCTGACACCTTCGCAGCAACTTGAAAAAATATTTGCTGCTACTAAAATTCTATATAAAAAAAGAGATGCTCTTGCACTAAAATTAGAACGTGCCTGCAAAAAAGCTGGCATCCAAAGAAAACAGCCTGATAAATTAAATAAAACTGAACAAAAGTTTATGGAAACTTATTTCAAAACACAAATTGTTCCTTTATTATCACCATTGGTGATAAATCTACGACATCCATTTCCCCATTTATTAAACAAAAATTTATATATAGCTGCCGTTTTAAAAGAAAAAAAAGTTAATGTACTTGGCATAATTCCTGTACCTAAAACACTGCCAAAATTATTATATTTACCAGGACGCAAAGTAAAATACAATAAAATTAAATATATATTAATAGAAGATATTATATTATATTACGCAGAGAAAATATTTAACTTGTATTCGGTAGAAAAAAAAGTAATAATCAGTGTCACCCGCAATGCCGACATCAGCCTTGATGATGAAGAATTTGAATTAGGCGAGGATTATTTACAGCATATGCGGAAAAGTCTGCGCAAGAGAAGTCGTCTGGCTGCTGTACGCCTGGAAATAAATGGCGAACCATCATCATTTATAACGGATTATCTTATTAATCATTTAAAAATAAATAAACAACAACTTTTTAAATGTCATGTTCCCATAAATATGTCTTATCTGCTTTCTCTCGATGAAAGATTAACAGTAGAACAAAAGGCAACACTAATGTATCCACATTTTAAACCATCATTAAAATCAGCTGTACCAATTGAAAGTAAAATCATGGATTATGTACGCCAGCACGATTTACTGCTTCATTATCCTTATCAAAGTTTTGATCTATTCCTGAACTTCATAAAAGAAGCTGTTTATGATGAATCCGTATTTGCCATGAAAATTACTATTTACCGTATAGGAAAGCGCAAGGCAAAATTGATCCAGCTACTGTCAATGGCAGCTGAGCTTGGTAAGGATGTTACTGTTCTAATGGAGCTGCGGGCACGTTTTGATGAAGCTAACAATATTAACTGGGCAGAAATGTTACAGGATTCCGGCTGTAAGGTAATTTATGGCATGGAAGGTTATAAAGTCCATGCTAAAATCTGTCTGATAATGCGCCGCAATGAAAATAGAATAGAATATTTTACTCAAATTGGTACTGGTAATTATAATGCCCAGACAGCAAAATTATATACAGATCTTTCTCTATTTACTGCCTCTGATAATATAGGTCTTGATGCGGTACAATTTTTTCAAAACATGGGAACGGATAACCTGCATGGAAATTATAACTGCCTTCTATCCGCGCCAAACAGCTTAAAGTCAAAGCTTATAAAATTAATAAATGAGGAAAAGAAAAAAGCTTTGTCAGGACAACTTTCACATATTCTTTTAAAAATGAATTCCTTAACAGACCGAGAACTCATTGATGCCCTTTCAGAAGCATCACAAGCTGGAGTAAAGATAAAAATGATAATCCGTGGCATCTGCTGCTTAAAGCCAGGTATAAGGGAAAAAACAGAAAATATAAAAGTCATGAGTATCGTTGGCCGCTTTTTAGAACATTCACGTGTTTTTTGTTTTGGCAACGGAAAAGATACCAAAATTTATATTTCTTCAGCTGATTGGATGACAAGAAATACCGAGCATCGTGTAGAACTGGCCTGTCCTATATATGATGAAAACTTAAAGGAAGATATATACCAGGGACTACTTATAATGTGGCGTGACACGATTAAGGGCCGTCTTATAAATTCTGAGGGTAATTATGAAAATTTCTCTACCAAACTGCCATTGTTGAACAGTCAGGAATATTTTCTCCAAAAATATCATTCTTAA
- the pstB gene encoding phosphate ABC transporter ATP-binding protein PstB, with translation MQFKMQTKNLNLHYGNKQALYNVSLDVQPNKVVALIGPSGCGKSTFLKTLNRMNDLVDNVHIDGDIFLDGNDIYAPDTDIVYLRKRVGMVFQRPNPFPMSIYENIAYGPRIHGLSNKNKLNEIVERSLRNAALWDEVKDRLNDSAMGMSGGQQQRLCIARVLAVEPEVILMDEPCSALDPISTMKIEELVTELKKKYTIVMVTHNMQQAARVSDYTAFFLNGKLIEHDITDVIFTNPSDKQTEDYISGRFG, from the coding sequence ATGCAATTTAAAATGCAGACCAAAAATTTAAATTTACATTATGGAAACAAACAGGCCTTATATAATGTTTCACTTGATGTCCAGCCTAACAAGGTCGTTGCTTTAATTGGTCCTTCAGGCTGTGGTAAATCAACATTTTTAAAAACCTTAAACAGAATGAATGATCTTGTCGACAACGTCCATATTGATGGCGACATTTTTCTGGATGGAAATGATATATATGCTCCAGATACAGATATCGTATACCTGCGTAAGCGTGTCGGCATGGTATTTCAGCGTCCAAATCCTTTTCCTATGTCAATTTATGAAAATATTGCCTATGGTCCGCGTATACATGGACTTAGCAATAAAAACAAACTCAACGAAATAGTTGAAAGAAGTCTTCGCAATGCTGCGTTATGGGACGAAGTTAAGGATCGTCTTAATGATTCCGCTATGGGAATGTCTGGTGGCCAGCAGCAGCGACTTTGTATAGCACGTGTTCTTGCTGTTGAACCAGAAGTTATTCTTATGGATGAACCATGCTCCGCGCTTGATCCTATATCAACCATGAAAATAGAAGAACTGGTCACTGAATTGAAAAAGAAATATACAATAGTAATGGTTACCCATAATATGCAACAGGCTGCCCGTGTATCGGATTATACGGCTTTTTTCCTTAATGGAAAATTGATCGAACACGATATTACTGATGTTATATTTACTAACCCATCTGATAAACAAACCGAAGATTATATATCTGGTCGTTTCGGTTAA
- the phoU gene encoding phosphate signaling complex protein PhoU, producing MDQQITRKSYIEDLAKIQEKIVEMGIAAETAAKNAVHALLTFDKKLAAEVMHNDDVIDKLLIDIEDSCILLIAKQQPIAHDLRIVATSFKISTDLERIGDHAFDIAKITCNLKRSFDFDKTYIKKLSDCAISMINMSIMAYKNADISLAEKVCQEDDNADSLFAKTLNQISSINNTEALPELVFISRYLERVGDHATNIAEWVIYLETAERIRKTKKIFDK from the coding sequence ATGGATCAACAGATAACAAGAAAGTCCTACATAGAAGATTTAGCAAAGATTCAAGAGAAAATAGTGGAAATGGGCATCGCAGCCGAAACTGCTGCTAAAAATGCTGTCCATGCGTTGCTTACTTTTGACAAAAAATTAGCGGCTGAAGTTATGCATAATGACGATGTAATTGACAAGCTTTTAATTGATATAGAAGATTCATGCATATTGTTAATTGCTAAACAACAGCCGATAGCTCACGATTTGCGTATCGTAGCTACTTCTTTTAAAATTTCTACTGATCTTGAGCGAATTGGTGATCATGCCTTTGATATAGCCAAAATTACTTGTAATTTAAAAAGGTCCTTTGATTTTGATAAAACCTATATAAAAAAATTATCTGACTGTGCTATTTCTATGATCAATATGTCAATTATGGCTTATAAAAATGCTGATATAAGTTTAGCCGAAAAAGTTTGCCAAGAAGATGATAATGCGGATTCTCTTTTTGCTAAAACTTTAAATCAAATATCTAGCATTAATAATACTGAAGCTCTGCCAGAATTGGTATTTATTTCACGTTATCTGGAACGTGTTGGAGACCATGCTACTAATATAGCTGAATGGGTTATCTATTTGGAAACTGCTGAAAGAATCCGCAAAACTAAAAAAATATTTGATAAATAA
- a CDS encoding ATP-binding protein: MLKSSISKRLTLYSLILVILPLLICSIYMVDYFYKINITDKTNSLKNQAKTIADISHDYFNNTTNDFSLLKSISDDTGLRITLVNNRGTVIYDSSHDNTSMDNHSQRPEILDALKIGTGSSIRFSKTLQKNLLYVAVPVYDNKILLGVSRTAISITPLENSYDNMRNNILFIFLAVTIISIIIGIILTRHFTNPIKQMTLDAQKIINGDLSTRMKINTSDELEFLAAIINKLTVRLLNKINYAQTKARTLSLILDNMDNAVILLNDKGIITQTNRQAKKIFKITPDIMQTYSINCIGSTVISETAKNSAQENKNKKITLRIKLGNTEKTFIVFFAPFTTENKQSIVCVFHDISLLQEITNRQNIFVANAAHELSTPLTSIKGFSETLLDSNLKDTDTAHHFIQIIYDESCRMQYLVKNLLQLAKLNNEDYRKQLVTNNIDCSKVLTKVTKAVMPLFTEKNQLFKTNFSSEKIYIKANSDLFKQIFINLIENAIKYTPEKGTIELSYEADTANVTFTLSDNGIGIDKADLPFIFDRFYRSDKSRLRQSIGGSGIGLSLVKFLVELFGGKIFVHSILGKGTTFTLVFPRQQK, translated from the coding sequence ATGCTCAAATCAAGTATAAGTAAACGATTGACTCTTTATTCTTTAATATTAGTAATACTACCTTTATTGATATGTAGTATATATATGGTCGACTATTTCTATAAAATAAATATAACTGATAAAACCAATTCATTAAAAAATCAGGCCAAGACAATAGCTGATATATCACATGATTATTTTAATAATACTACTAATGATTTTTCACTACTTAAATCTATAAGCGATGATACGGGCCTGCGCATTACTTTAGTAAATAACCGTGGAACAGTGATTTATGATTCTTCCCACGATAATACTTCGATGGATAATCATTCCCAGCGTCCGGAAATTTTAGATGCTTTAAAAATAGGAACTGGATCTTCCATACGTTTCAGTAAAACTTTACAAAAAAATCTTCTTTATGTTGCAGTTCCTGTATATGATAATAAAATATTGCTGGGTGTAAGCCGAACAGCTATAAGTATTACGCCTCTAGAAAACTCATATGATAATATGCGTAACAATATTTTGTTTATCTTTTTAGCAGTTACTATTATTTCCATTATTATTGGTATAATTTTGACTCGTCACTTCACAAATCCAATAAAACAAATGACTCTGGATGCACAAAAGATAATCAATGGTGATTTAAGTACACGCATGAAGATAAATACTTCTGATGAACTAGAATTTCTTGCTGCAATAATCAATAAACTCACCGTCAGACTGCTCAATAAAATAAATTACGCCCAGACCAAAGCCCGCACTTTATCACTAATCCTTGATAATATGGATAATGCCGTTATCCTGCTAAACGACAAGGGTATAATAACCCAGACAAATCGTCAGGCAAAAAAAATTTTTAAAATCACGCCTGACATAATGCAAACTTATAGTATAAATTGTATTGGCAGTACTGTTATAAGTGAAACAGCAAAAAACAGCGCCCAGGAAAATAAGAATAAAAAAATAACCCTCCGCATAAAATTAGGCAATACGGAAAAGACTTTTATTGTCTTTTTCGCTCCATTTACTACAGAAAATAAACAATCTATAGTTTGTGTTTTCCATGACATCTCTTTGCTGCAGGAAATAACCAACCGGCAGAATATATTTGTTGCTAATGCCGCACATGAACTTTCAACACCACTCACTTCTATAAAAGGCTTTAGTGAGACTTTATTAGACAGCAATCTAAAAGATACGGATACGGCTCATCATTTTATCCAAATAATCTATGATGAAAGCTGCCGTATGCAGTATTTGGTAAAAAATCTACTACAGCTTGCTAAATTGAATAATGAAGATTACCGGAAACAGCTTGTCACTAACAATATTGACTGTTCCAAGGTTTTGACTAAAGTTACTAAAGCTGTAATGCCTCTTTTTACAGAGAAAAATCAATTATTTAAAACAAACTTTTCCTCAGAAAAAATATATATAAAAGCCAATTCTGATTTATTTAAACAGATTTTTATTAATTTAATTGAAAACGCCATAAAATACACGCCTGAAAAAGGTACTATAGAATTATCCTATGAAGCTGACACGGCCAATGTCACTTTTACATTATCTGATAATGGAATCGGTATTGATAAAGCTGATCTGCCCTTCATTTTTGATCGCTTTTACCGCAGTGACAAATCCCGCTTAAGACAAAGTATTGGTGGTTCTGGAATCGGTCTATCACTAGTCAAATTCTTAGTAGAGTTGTTCGGCGGCAAAATTTTTGTACACAGTATTTTAGGGAAGGGTACTACTTTTACCTTAGTTTTTCCCCGACAGCAAAAATAA